A genomic segment from Streptomyces sp. NBC_00654 encodes:
- a CDS encoding universal stress protein, with amino-acid sequence MESPVVVGVDGSDAGFTAVDWAVDEAVRHGLPLRIVHASLWERYEGFVPGWSRDRPAGQVLAENIVAVAEERARRRAPGLTVAAEVLAEDASAVLLRWGTVATMVVVGSRGRGELGDLLLGSVSLVVAARSHCPVVVVRGDQHALEARHQRILLGLGDHDEASPAVRFAFREAEVRHAELEVVRTWRRPAHEPVRHPLLTGEAGEYAQAASELLDKALAAMGREHPQVHLRRSAIEGPAHKVLTDRAAAADLLVVGALRRDRIVGLELGRVAHRALHHASCPVAVVPQPHRVPTEGEPR; translated from the coding sequence ATGGAATCGCCCGTGGTCGTAGGAGTGGACGGTTCCGATGCCGGTTTCACGGCTGTGGACTGGGCGGTCGACGAGGCGGTGAGGCACGGGCTTCCGCTGCGTATCGTGCACGCCTCGCTGTGGGAGCGGTACGAAGGGTTCGTCCCGGGCTGGAGCAGGGACAGGCCTGCGGGCCAGGTTCTCGCCGAGAACATCGTCGCCGTGGCGGAAGAACGGGCCCGGCGTCGTGCACCCGGTCTCACCGTCGCGGCGGAAGTCCTGGCCGAGGATGCGTCCGCCGTGCTGCTCAGGTGGGGGACGGTGGCCACGATGGTGGTCGTCGGGTCACGCGGGCGTGGAGAGCTGGGTGACCTTCTGCTCGGGTCCGTCAGCCTCGTCGTGGCGGCCCGCTCCCACTGTCCGGTTGTCGTGGTCCGCGGAGACCAGCACGCTCTGGAGGCACGGCACCAGAGAATCCTGCTGGGCCTCGGCGACCACGACGAGGCTTCGCCGGCCGTGCGTTTCGCGTTCCGCGAAGCGGAGGTCCGGCATGCGGAGCTGGAAGTCGTCCGCACCTGGCGACGGCCCGCCCATGAACCGGTCCGTCATCCGCTTCTGACCGGTGAGGCGGGAGAGTACGCGCAGGCGGCGTCTGAGCTGCTCGACAAGGCCCTTGCCGCGATGGGCCGGGAACATCCACAGGTACACCTGCGCAGGAGCGCCATCGAGGGGCCCGCTCACAAGGTGCTGACGGACCGCGCGGCTGCAGCGGACCTGCTGGTCGTCGGGGCACTTCGGCGGGACCGCATCGTAGGTCTGGAGCTCGGCAGAGTCGCTCACCGTGCCCTGCACCATGCCTCGTGCCCGGTCGCCGTCGTCCCTCAGCCGCACCGGGTACCCACGGAAGGGGAACCGCGATGA
- a CDS encoding CBS domain-containing protein, translating to MTRQPFTVADVMTKKVVAVRPGADFKEIIETMDRWKVTAVPVVEGEGRVVGVVSEADLLLKEEFHDHRLGLLEQMRRLNATAKAGSSRAADLMTSPAVTVAPDASLSQAARHMAAHHVKRLPVVDADGTVQGIVSRSDLLKVFLRRDEDLAAEVRREVVEHLFPVSHGQVVISVEAGVVTLSGEVHDSALVPLAARLTLAVEGVVDVRCDLTAEERP from the coding sequence ATGACCCGACAACCATTCACTGTTGCCGACGTGATGACGAAGAAGGTCGTCGCCGTCCGGCCCGGTGCGGATTTCAAGGAAATCATCGAGACGATGGACCGGTGGAAGGTGACCGCTGTCCCTGTCGTCGAGGGCGAGGGCCGTGTCGTCGGGGTGGTCTCCGAGGCGGATCTGCTGCTCAAGGAGGAGTTCCACGACCACCGTCTCGGCCTCCTCGAGCAGATGCGGCGGCTGAACGCCACGGCCAAAGCAGGCTCGAGTCGGGCAGCGGACCTCATGACGTCGCCCGCCGTCACGGTCGCTCCCGATGCGTCCCTGTCCCAGGCCGCACGCCACATGGCCGCCCATCACGTCAAGCGGCTGCCCGTGGTCGACGCCGACGGCACCGTCCAAGGCATCGTGAGCCGGTCCGACCTCCTCAAGGTATTCCTCCGCCGGGACGAGGACCTCGCGGCCGAGGTGCGCCGCGAAGTCGTTGAGCACCTGTTTCCCGTCTCTCACGGCCAGGTCGTCATCAGCGTCGAGGCGGGGGTCGTGACCCTGTCCGGCGAGGTCCACGACAGCGCACTCGTCCCGCTCGCGGCGCGGCTGACCCTGGCCGTCGAAGGCGTGGTGGACGTGCGGTGCGATCTCACCGCGGAGGAGAGGCCGTAA
- a CDS encoding MBL fold metallo-hydrolase RNA specificity domain-containing protein, with the protein MSEAALNPAPAAPRPALLSFLGGVGTVTGSKFLVESDHARILVDCGLFQGFADLRRRNWERFARNASDIHAVVVTHAHLDHCGYLPRLVRQGFRGPILTSARTARLAGIVLRDSARLQMEAARHANEHGWSKHRPAEPLYDDSDAEKAISFFDPVPIGDTVEVVAGTRLLLHHGGHILGSAWAHLTLEDGHTLAVSGDLGRPGHPLLLPPEPFSGADVLLMESTYGDRRHDQENARSEFASVIARTLARGGTMVIPAFAIDRTEVVLHELVRLRQQGALPNSVPVYVDSPMALAALDVYRDAVREQAAELRPDILAQGEGALSPEPFLAARTVQESIDINSVHGPAVIVSSSGMATGGRVLHHLHRLLPDPRNAVVVVGFAAAGTRARDLVEGARSLKMFGEYVPVRAEVADVPHFSAHADAAQILDWLRGAPPPHTTYLVHGEPTASAALRERIDRELGWTAVVPRSGEAVLVR; encoded by the coding sequence ATGTCCGAGGCCGCCCTGAATCCCGCTCCCGCCGCTCCGCGCCCGGCTCTGCTCAGTTTCCTGGGAGGCGTGGGAACCGTCACCGGAAGCAAGTTCCTCGTGGAGAGCGACCACGCCCGGATCCTCGTCGACTGCGGCCTCTTCCAGGGATTCGCGGACCTGCGCCGGCGCAACTGGGAGCGGTTCGCCCGCAATGCCTCCGACATCCACGCCGTGGTTGTCACGCATGCCCATCTGGACCATTGCGGGTATCTGCCCCGCCTGGTCCGTCAGGGCTTCCGCGGCCCGATCCTCACCAGCGCACGCACCGCGCGGCTCGCCGGGATAGTGCTGCGCGACAGCGCCCGGCTCCAGATGGAGGCGGCCCGGCACGCCAACGAGCACGGCTGGTCCAAGCACCGCCCGGCCGAGCCGCTCTACGACGACTCCGACGCCGAGAAGGCAATCTCCTTCTTCGACCCGGTCCCGATCGGTGACACCGTGGAAGTCGTGGCCGGCACCCGGCTCCTGCTCCACCACGGCGGGCACATACTCGGCTCGGCGTGGGCCCACCTCACGCTGGAGGATGGCCACACCCTGGCCGTCTCGGGAGACCTCGGACGGCCGGGGCACCCTCTGCTGCTACCGCCGGAACCGTTCTCGGGAGCCGACGTCCTGCTGATGGAATCCACCTACGGCGACCGCCGTCACGACCAGGAAAACGCCCGCTCGGAATTCGCCTCCGTCATCGCGCGGACCCTCGCCCGCGGCGGCACAATGGTGATCCCCGCCTTCGCGATCGACCGGACAGAGGTCGTCCTGCACGAACTGGTACGCCTGCGCCAACAGGGTGCCCTGCCCAACTCCGTGCCCGTCTATGTCGACAGCCCCATGGCCCTGGCCGCCCTCGACGTGTACCGGGACGCCGTACGCGAGCAAGCCGCCGAGCTTCGGCCGGACATCCTCGCCCAAGGTGAGGGCGCGCTGAGCCCCGAACCGTTCCTCGCCGCCCGAACCGTCCAGGAATCCATCGACATCAACAGCGTTCACGGCCCCGCCGTCATCGTCTCCTCCTCCGGGATGGCCACCGGTGGTCGAGTCCTCCATCATCTGCATCGGCTGCTCCCCGACCCGCGCAACGCCGTAGTCGTCGTGGGCTTCGCCGCGGCGGGCACCCGGGCCCGGGACCTGGTGGAAGGGGCCCGGTCGCTGAAGATGTTCGGCGAGTACGTGCCCGTACGGGCCGAGGTCGCCGACGTACCCCACTTCTCCGCGCACGCCGACGCCGCACAGATCCTGGACTGGCTTCGCGGTGCCCCTCCCCCGCACACCACCTACCTCGTCCATGGGGAACCGACCGCCTCCGCCGCCCTGCGCGAGCGCATCGACCGCGAACTGGGCTGGACGGCCGTCGTACCCCGCTCCGGCGAAGCCGTACTGGTCCGCTGA
- a CDS encoding zinc-binding dehydrogenase, whose translation MKALVFRGPGNCAWQDVPDPGIDDPAEAIVRVDVVTVCGTDLHILKSDVPDPTDGLGADVVMEAVGVPEAFEMCTRMVRPGGRVASIGVHGNLAVLHLEDLWIKDTTITTGLVDTSSIPVLLSTMEMGRLPSSSLITHRYELGRMEEAYDVFGRAADTGALKVALGAQ comes from the coding sequence ATGAAGGCACTCGTGTTCCGGGGGCCGGGAAATTGTGCCTGGCAGGACGTACCGGACCCGGGTATCGACGACCCCGCAGAGGCGATCGTCCGAGTCGACGTCGTCACCGTCTGCGGCACGGATCTGCACATCCTGAAGAGTGACGTGCCGGATCCGACGGACGGACTCGGAGCAGACGTCGTCATGGAGGCTGTCGGAGTTCCGGAGGCATTCGAGATGTGCACCCGAATGGTCCGGCCAGGCGGCCGGGTCGCCAGCATCGGTGTCCACGGAAACCTTGCGGTCCTCCACCTCGAAGACCTCTGGATCAAGGACACCACGATCACCACCGGGCTCGTGGACACCTCGTCCATTCCCGTGCTGCTGAGCACGATGGAGATGGGCCGCCTGCCGTCGTCGTCTTTGATCACTCACCGATACGAACTGGGACGGATGGAGGAGGCGTACGACGTCTTCGGCCGGGCCGCGGACACGGGCGCGCTCAAGGTCGCGCTGGGCGCCCAGTAA
- a CDS encoding HAD family phosphatase → MIALPPHGVVLDTDGVLLDSAGLHAAAWKTAFDACLKAVAGEPQPPFDTGSEYRRYVDGKSRFDGADAFLTARGLGLPAGEPGDPPGCGTVWSVAARKEQVFVDMLGTRGAAAFEDAVPALGALRAAGASCAAVSASRHARALLTASGLDRFLAAVVDGEDAARLGLPGKPDPALFLRAAALLRTRPGDTAVVEDALAGVRAACRGDFGLVVGLDRTPDRRMSALLREQGADLTVPDLGALVARVWGEPG, encoded by the coding sequence ATGATCGCCCTCCCGCCCCATGGTGTTGTCCTGGACACAGACGGCGTGCTACTCGATTCGGCCGGTCTCCACGCGGCGGCCTGGAAGACTGCCTTCGACGCCTGCCTGAAGGCCGTAGCGGGCGAGCCGCAGCCGCCCTTCGACACCGGCTCCGAATACCGTCGCTACGTCGATGGAAAGTCCCGCTTCGACGGAGCGGACGCATTCCTCACGGCGCGGGGGCTCGGCCTTCCCGCGGGAGAGCCCGGCGATCCGCCCGGTTGCGGCACCGTCTGGTCGGTTGCCGCGCGCAAGGAACAGGTATTCGTCGACATGCTCGGCACCCGCGGCGCCGCGGCCTTCGAAGACGCTGTGCCTGCCCTCGGCGCCCTGCGTGCGGCCGGTGCGTCCTGTGCGGCCGTCTCGGCCTCCCGGCATGCCCGGGCGCTGCTCACAGCGTCCGGTCTCGACCGGTTCCTTGCCGCAGTGGTGGATGGCGAGGATGCCGCCAGGCTCGGGCTCCCCGGAAAGCCGGATCCGGCCCTCTTCCTGCGTGCGGCGGCCCTGCTCCGTACCCGTCCGGGAGACACCGCGGTCGTCGAAGACGCGCTCGCGGGAGTCCGGGCGGCGTGCCGAGGGGACTTCGGCCTCGTGGTCGGACTCGACCGGACCCCCGACCGGCGCATGTCCGCCCTGCTGCGTGAACAGGGCGCTGACCTGACGGTTCCCGATCTCGGGGCGCTGGTCGCCCGGGTATGGGGTGAACCGGGATGA
- a CDS encoding glycoside hydrolase family 65 protein, translating into MTSRWSWTYDRYDPGSESLVEALCALGNGRFATRGAAPECTAGPAHYPGTYLAGCYDRRTSTVMGGQIENEDLVNLPNWTLLRYRCLPDDGPPGDWLTPDSEEMRHYDVHLDLRAGVLTRNLFFEDSRGHGLRVSHTRIVHMGDPRLAAQRTVFRPYGWKGAVEVDSVLDGAVTNTGVARYRHLEGRHLRGHRSGFEPDGVAWLSCRTVDPGVRIALAVRTVTRPQCPAQETVTTTGSVQTYHLPVSPRRSSTAVKTLALHTSSDRPAADPLAAVCDAVTRAAGFPRLLATHKAAWKRLWEQGELDVPGEAGRILHLHLFHLLQTVSPNTAELDVGVPARGLHGEAYRGHVFWDELFVLPYLSLHFPDVARAVLMYRHRRLPAARAAAREAGRQGAMYPWQSASSGREETQEMHLNPRSGRWLPDHSHLQRHVGSAVAFNVWRYAQATGDRGFLHAAGAEILLEVARYWAGAATFDTARNRYRIRGVVGPDEYHDAYPDAARPGIDDNAYTNVTAAWVLDRGLALLAELPAARRAELCERLSLDDEELARWAEVSHRLYVPFHQGVVSQFAGYGDLVELDWERYRAQYGDIHRLDRILEAEGDTVNRYKASKQADTLMLGYLFRPTELYGLFSGLGYAFDDETWRATVSYYLGRSSHGSTLSSLVHGWVLTRAKGAGAWAYCEEALLSDVADVQGGTTGEGIHLGAMAGTVDLVERGITGLEAGPDGLRVAPVELSEIPRFTFTLCVRGHQGVRVRMLPGRLSIRVPAAPRGPLAVVLPGDRRFTVAPGEERWFRL; encoded by the coding sequence ATGACCTCGCGCTGGAGCTGGACCTACGACCGCTACGACCCGGGAAGCGAGTCCCTGGTGGAAGCACTCTGCGCGCTCGGCAACGGCCGCTTCGCCACCCGCGGGGCCGCGCCGGAGTGCACCGCAGGACCGGCGCACTACCCAGGCACGTACCTGGCGGGCTGCTACGACCGGCGGACCTCGACCGTGATGGGCGGACAGATCGAGAACGAAGACCTCGTCAATCTCCCGAACTGGACGCTTCTGCGCTACCGCTGCCTGCCGGACGACGGACCGCCCGGTGACTGGCTGACGCCGGACTCCGAGGAAATGCGCCACTATGACGTGCACCTGGACCTGCGCGCGGGAGTACTCACCCGGAACCTGTTCTTCGAGGACAGCCGTGGGCACGGCCTGCGCGTCAGCCACACCAGGATCGTTCATATGGGAGACCCCCGCCTGGCCGCCCAGCGCACCGTGTTCCGCCCCTACGGCTGGAAAGGTGCCGTCGAGGTGGACTCCGTTCTCGACGGCGCCGTCACCAACACCGGTGTCGCGCGCTACCGGCACCTCGAAGGGCGGCATCTCAGGGGACACCGCTCCGGCTTCGAGCCCGACGGGGTTGCCTGGCTCTCCTGCCGCACGGTCGATCCGGGCGTCCGGATCGCGCTGGCCGTCCGCACGGTCACCCGGCCCCAGTGCCCCGCCCAGGAGACGGTCACGACCACCGGCAGTGTCCAGACGTACCACCTGCCGGTCTCTCCCCGCCGCTCGTCGACGGCCGTGAAGACCCTCGCGTTGCACACCTCGTCGGACCGCCCCGCCGCCGACCCCCTTGCCGCTGTCTGCGATGCCGTCACCCGTGCTGCCGGCTTTCCCCGGCTCCTCGCCACGCACAAGGCAGCCTGGAAACGTCTCTGGGAACAGGGCGAGTTGGACGTTCCGGGGGAGGCGGGCCGCATCCTGCACCTGCACCTGTTCCACCTGCTGCAGACGGTCTCACCGAACACCGCGGAACTCGACGTGGGTGTCCCCGCCCGAGGTCTGCACGGAGAGGCGTACCGGGGACATGTCTTCTGGGACGAGCTGTTCGTCCTGCCCTACCTCAGCCTTCATTTCCCCGATGTGGCCCGAGCCGTGCTCATGTACCGGCACCGCCGCCTCCCCGCCGCACGTGCGGCGGCGCGAGAAGCCGGCAGGCAAGGGGCCATGTACCCCTGGCAGAGCGCGAGTTCCGGCCGGGAGGAGACCCAGGAGATGCACCTCAACCCGCGCTCGGGGCGCTGGCTTCCCGACCATTCGCATCTGCAGCGGCATGTGGGGTCGGCCGTCGCGTTCAACGTGTGGAGATATGCGCAGGCCACCGGAGACCGGGGATTCCTCCACGCGGCCGGAGCGGAGATCCTGCTGGAGGTCGCCCGCTACTGGGCCGGCGCCGCCACCTTCGACACGGCACGGAACCGCTACCGGATCCGCGGCGTCGTCGGTCCGGACGAATACCACGATGCCTACCCCGACGCCGCGCGGCCCGGCATCGACGACAACGCCTACACCAACGTCACCGCCGCCTGGGTGCTCGACCGCGGCCTGGCCCTGCTCGCTGAACTGCCCGCTGCCCGGCGGGCGGAACTGTGCGAGCGGCTCTCGCTCGACGATGAGGAGCTTGCCCGCTGGGCAGAGGTCTCCCACCGCCTGTACGTGCCGTTCCACCAGGGAGTGGTGAGCCAGTTCGCGGGCTACGGAGACCTGGTCGAACTCGACTGGGAACGCTACCGGGCCCAGTACGGAGACATCCACAGACTCGACCGGATCCTTGAGGCAGAGGGCGACACGGTCAACCGCTACAAGGCGTCGAAGCAGGCCGACACCCTCATGCTCGGTTACCTCTTCCGTCCGACCGAGCTGTACGGCCTGTTCTCCGGACTCGGCTACGCCTTTGACGACGAGACCTGGCGGGCCACCGTCTCGTACTACCTGGGGCGCTCCAGCCATGGTTCGACGCTCAGCAGTCTGGTCCACGGATGGGTGCTGACCCGCGCGAAGGGGGCCGGGGCCTGGGCGTACTGCGAGGAGGCGCTGCTGAGCGACGTGGCCGACGTTCAGGGGGGAACGACCGGAGAGGGCATCCATCTCGGTGCGATGGCAGGCACCGTCGACCTGGTGGAGCGTGGGATCACCGGCCTGGAGGCCGGACCGGACGGGCTGCGCGTGGCTCCTGTGGAGCTGTCGGAGATCCCCCGGTTCACGTTCACCCTGTGTGTCCGCGGTCATCAAGGGGTGCGTGTGCGGATGCTTCCAGGGCGCCTGTCCATCCGTGTTCCGGCCGCGCCCAGAGGCCCACTCGCTGTCGTGCTTCCGGGCGATCGTCGGTTCACCGTCGCCCCCGGGGAAGAACGCTGGTTCCGGTTGTGA
- a CDS encoding nitroreductase family protein, whose protein sequence is MSTTDPTRSLVTSLIEDAVTAPSMHNAQPWKFVHRTGTDMIGMHGDPARGMQHQDPEHRALHLGCGAALFNLRVASAHHGLNAAVTLLPSSADPWHLADVRLQGPAVEDGLAVLHPVLRQRHTSRFPFSEEQIPSEVVDGLCAAALLEGCRLVVPGAWHTDTVLELVHDAQMFEAADEAVRAEIAAWTRTGAVGEGPETEGIPTYALGPRQYDVTAPVRDFDSSRRVPARSSAPFEKRPQLALLGTAEDDPENWLRAGQAMQRVLLQATADGLSTSLMSQPLEWPELRSVAREPGSTMGFVHILIRLGYGPKGRPTPRRPASEVLTFG, encoded by the coding sequence GTGTCCACCACCGATCCGACCCGCTCCCTGGTGACATCACTGATCGAGGACGCCGTCACCGCCCCCTCGATGCACAACGCACAGCCCTGGAAGTTCGTCCACAGGACAGGCACCGACATGATCGGAATGCACGGCGATCCCGCACGGGGCATGCAGCATCAGGATCCCGAGCACCGTGCACTCCACCTCGGGTGCGGTGCCGCTCTGTTCAATCTGCGGGTAGCCAGCGCACACCATGGCCTGAACGCCGCTGTCACCCTGCTGCCCTCTTCCGCAGATCCCTGGCATCTGGCCGATGTACGTCTTCAGGGACCCGCCGTGGAGGACGGCCTTGCCGTCCTCCATCCCGTACTGCGGCAGCGGCACACCAGCCGCTTCCCCTTCTCCGAGGAACAGATCCCCTCAGAGGTCGTCGACGGGCTCTGCGCCGCCGCCCTTCTGGAGGGCTGCCGACTTGTCGTACCGGGTGCCTGGCACACCGACACCGTCCTCGAACTTGTTCACGACGCCCAGATGTTCGAGGCTGCGGATGAGGCGGTACGTGCGGAGATCGCCGCCTGGACCCGCACGGGCGCGGTCGGGGAAGGGCCCGAGACGGAGGGCATCCCGACGTACGCTCTCGGCCCCCGGCAGTACGACGTGACCGCTCCCGTCCGGGACTTCGACTCCTCCCGCCGCGTCCCGGCACGCTCCTCGGCGCCCTTCGAGAAGCGGCCTCAGCTCGCGCTTCTCGGCACAGCCGAAGACGATCCGGAGAACTGGCTGAGGGCTGGTCAGGCCATGCAGCGGGTGCTGCTCCAGGCAACCGCCGACGGTCTTTCGACGTCTCTCATGTCTCAGCCCCTGGAGTGGCCCGAGCTCCGGTCCGTCGCGAGAGAGCCGGGTTCCACGATGGGCTTCGTCCACATACTGATCCGTCTGGGCTACGGGCCGAAAGGCCGGCCCACACCCCGCCGCCCCGCCTCCGAGGTGCTCACCTTCGGCTGA
- a CDS encoding universal stress protein codes for MTGTTDRRDIVIGIDPVKNWHLALAWAADEADRRQSRLRLVVAVPPPHHTQHVDNSPRHTTQLDAGTETLRTAAAWVYARQPGVHTISSLLEGTPAGVLAGLSRDAGMVVLGSRRLSRTEEFLSAGSLVIPVTAQAHCPVAVVGDAEHATQKPPYLVVGVDGSRASRAALALAFEEAELRHCALRAIAVWQPPVFTLHTGDTLFHAERRLLSEATAGWSQKYPDVRLTHEVPIGSPVELLADAAEHALALVVGRRGHGGYTGMRVGSVVHGLLHRAHCPVITVPEA; via the coding sequence ATGACTGGCACCACGGACCGGCGCGACATCGTCATCGGTATCGACCCCGTCAAGAACTGGCATCTGGCGCTCGCCTGGGCAGCCGACGAGGCCGACCGCCGGCAGTCGAGGCTACGGCTCGTGGTCGCTGTACCACCGCCCCACCACACGCAGCACGTCGACAACTCCCCCCGGCACACGACTCAGCTCGACGCCGGAACGGAGACCCTTCGGACCGCAGCGGCCTGGGTGTACGCCCGGCAGCCGGGTGTACACACCATTTCCTCCCTCCTCGAAGGAACCCCGGCAGGGGTGCTGGCCGGCCTGTCACGTGATGCCGGCATGGTCGTGCTCGGCTCCCGGCGCCTCAGCCGCACCGAGGAGTTCCTGAGCGCCGGTTCCCTCGTCATTCCGGTCACCGCACAGGCGCACTGCCCGGTCGCCGTCGTGGGCGACGCGGAGCACGCCACCCAGAAGCCGCCCTACCTCGTCGTCGGTGTCGACGGCAGCAGAGCCTCCCGCGCCGCCCTGGCACTGGCCTTCGAGGAAGCGGAACTCCGCCACTGCGCGCTGCGGGCCATCGCCGTCTGGCAGCCACCCGTCTTCACCCTGCACACCGGCGACACACTGTTCCACGCCGAACGGCGGCTCCTCTCGGAAGCCACGGCCGGATGGTCGCAGAAGTACCCCGATGTCCGCCTCACCCACGAGGTACCCATCGGCTCGCCCGTCGAACTGCTGGCGGACGCCGCCGAACACGCCTTGGCGCTCGTCGTCGGCCGCCGTGGCCACGGCGGCTACACCGGGATGCGCGTCGGCTCAGTCGTCCACGGACTGCTGCACCGTGCCCACTGTCCTGTGATCACCGTTCCTGAGGCGTGA
- a CDS encoding GAF domain-containing sensor histidine kinase, protein MATEEPEPAGTRIPRLRLDELLDELQMRIDDVRGTRDHLQGLLEAVMSVGRELDLPQVLRGIVEAAVTLVDARYGALGVIGDDQKLAEFLPIGIGDDLREQIGDLPSGHGLLGELIHDPRPLRLSELSEHPASYGFPPHHPPMHSFLGVPIRVREEVFGNLYLTEKRGAADFDAEDEAVVTTLAVAAGIAIENARLYEEGTIRQRWLAANSELTSALLSGADETEGLGRMLEQAVDIACADLGVFYLVGTDGELRGSLARGEGADAHRGVVLPSVEGTLSSAALAQDGLVTVEDLASDERVTVQPERWAGFGPAVAVTVGTKERLSGVLVLTRRQGQPAFEAVETAALPGFAGQAALALELAARRRDTEQVSLLEDRDRIARDLHDLAIQRLFATGMTLQSARRFVEHPEAADRLNRAIDDLDATIKIIRSTIFGLREHETAKATPKLRYRVVETVDSATATLGFTPALRMEGLLDTDVPPVAADAATAVIGEALTNVARHAKAHRAEVAVVVEDGILTVKVTDDGVGITPDAARGGLRNLAERAENLEGGLSVWAHGEPGRGTVLEWRIPLRADPE, encoded by the coding sequence ATGGCCACGGAGGAACCCGAGCCTGCGGGTACCAGGATCCCGCGGCTCAGACTCGACGAGCTGCTCGACGAGCTCCAGATGCGCATCGACGACGTACGGGGCACCCGGGATCACCTCCAGGGGCTGCTCGAGGCGGTCATGTCCGTCGGCAGGGAACTCGACCTCCCCCAGGTGCTACGCGGCATCGTCGAGGCAGCCGTGACCCTGGTGGACGCCCGCTACGGAGCGCTCGGCGTCATCGGCGACGACCAGAAGCTTGCCGAGTTCCTCCCCATCGGCATCGGGGACGACCTCCGCGAGCAGATCGGAGACCTGCCCTCGGGCCACGGCCTTCTCGGTGAGCTGATCCACGACCCGCGGCCCCTGCGGCTCTCCGAGCTGTCCGAGCACCCCGCCTCGTACGGATTCCCGCCCCACCATCCGCCGATGCACTCCTTCCTCGGCGTCCCGATCCGGGTTCGTGAGGAGGTCTTCGGCAACCTCTACCTCACCGAGAAGCGCGGAGCGGCGGACTTCGACGCCGAGGACGAGGCCGTTGTCACGACCCTGGCCGTCGCGGCCGGCATCGCCATCGAGAATGCCCGTCTCTACGAGGAGGGCACGATCAGACAGCGGTGGCTGGCCGCGAATTCCGAACTCACCAGCGCATTGCTCTCGGGCGCGGACGAGACCGAGGGCCTTGGCCGGATGCTGGAGCAGGCCGTGGACATCGCATGCGCCGACCTCGGGGTCTTCTACCTGGTGGGGACGGACGGCGAGCTGCGGGGATCGCTGGCCCGCGGAGAGGGTGCCGATGCCCACCGCGGCGTGGTCCTCCCGAGCGTTGAGGGCACTCTGTCCTCGGCCGCCCTCGCCCAGGACGGACTGGTCACGGTGGAGGACCTCGCGAGCGACGAACGGGTCACGGTGCAGCCGGAGCGCTGGGCGGGCTTCGGACCCGCGGTGGCGGTCACGGTCGGCACGAAGGAGCGGCTCAGTGGTGTGCTGGTCCTCACCCGGAGGCAAGGGCAGCCCGCCTTCGAGGCTGTCGAAACCGCTGCGCTCCCCGGATTCGCGGGACAGGCGGCGCTGGCACTCGAACTGGCGGCCCGGCGCCGTGACACCGAGCAGGTGAGCCTTCTGGAGGACCGGGACCGGATCGCGCGAGATCTGCATGATCTGGCGATCCAGCGCCTTTTCGCCACCGGGATGACCCTCCAGAGTGCCCGGCGCTTCGTCGAGCACCCGGAGGCGGCGGACCGGCTGAACAGAGCCATCGATGACCTGGACGCCACCATCAAGATCATCCGGTCGACCATCTTCGGACTCCGCGAACACGAGACCGCCAAAGCCACTCCGAAGCTCAGATACCGCGTGGTCGAGACCGTCGACTCGGCGACGGCCACCCTCGGATTCACCCCGGCGCTGCGTATGGAGGGCCTGCTCGACACCGATGTGCCGCCGGTGGCGGCCGATGCCGCCACCGCGGTCATCGGGGAGGCGCTGACGAACGTCGCTCGACACGCGAAGGCTCACCGGGCCGAGGTCGCCGTCGTCGTCGAGGACGGCATACTCACGGTGAAGGTCACCGACGACGGCGTGGGGATCACGCCCGACGCCGCCCGCGGCGGACTGCGGAATCTGGCCGAGCGTGCTGAGAACCTGGAGGGCGGCCTCTCCGTCTGGGCCCACGGTGAACCGGGCCGGGGCACGGTGCTGGAGTGGCGGATTCCTCTTCGTGCCGATCCGGAGTGA